CTGCGAACTGTCCGTATTCTTCTGCTAAATGCTTTTCCATACTTTTTCTCCTTTTAACGCCGATTTCTCCTAATCGGTTCTTATGTTTTTACTTAAAACATCAATGGGAATTTCCCACTTCTGTTCCCATAAATGAAACAAGGTTGGCGAAAAGGCCGTTGCACGTACATTCATTCTTACCGTGTCACCATTAACGCTCACCTTGTTTATGACAAGAGTATATTCAATCTCTCCATTATCATTTAATTTTTCAAAACTTCCGTTTAAATGTAAATCCTCTTTTAGATAAGTATAAAAATACTCCACGGCCACTGTTTCATCAAACTTGCTGGTACTGTCTATCCGATAGCTGTCATACATTGCTGTCTTAATGGACAAATTCGCCGCTCTGTAAATTTCATCGTCCAGATGAGCCTTCAAATCATGAACACGAAGAACCTCACTGGTAACGAGCATGACGCATATGATGAGAAACAAAAAGACGAGTATAAGAATGTATAAAGTCCCCCCCTCATCTTTAACCAGTTTCCATGCTTTTCTTTTAACCATGCTGTTCACCTACTTCCAATAGACTTCACTCATCCCTGGTGTATCTGCCTTCATGTTAATGTCCCAGACAAGTGGGTCCAGAAACAACGGGCTGGCCAGCTGGATCGAAGCCGTATATCGGACATTAACGGTGAAGGGGTCCCGAAATTGGATACTTCGGTCCCTAGTGTTAAAGTAGGTCACATCACTTACCTCAAAAGTCATATCCATGTTATAGCTTTTATTTAAAGCTTCCATCTGCTCATATGCTCTTTCTGTAACAGCACCATCTGATTCAATTACTTTTGCAATGGATTTTGAGCTGTATGTAACATTTTGATATTTAATGGCTGCACTAAATACCTCCAGCCCAAATAGAAAAATAATTACAGCTATCAAGGTAAAGATCATGAGCGGAAGTCCCATGTCTCCGGACCTTTCCGTTACAAGCCTTCTTATTTTTTTTAATAAAAACATGGTGCGCCTTTCTATAAAGAGAATACAGACTTAATCTTGCTAACCATCAATGGTCCTATCTCATTAAAGGCATCACTGAAAATACCCAACAGAATACCGCCAAGGATAATGGCAATCAGGCATATAATGATTACCTGTATCATTTCCATACCACTTTCGTCTTTTCTTACTGCTTTAACGGTTTTCATTACCTTCTTTTTTAAACCTACTAGTTTCTTAATCATTGGTTTTCCTCCATTTCTTAATCTTATTGTGATAACGTAGCTAAGCCGCCAGTCATGGCCTGGAGCATAACGTAGCCTATGGCTAAAAAGCTGATTGCAAAAAGTGGAATACAAGCAATAAGAACTTTGCTCGGCCTTTTCTCTAATTCTCTTTTGATATTTTCTTTACTCTTGATGTCCATTTCTCTGGCCAGGGAGGCTAAAGTCTCACTCTGATATTCTCCTCTTGTTAATCCAATCAGTGCATTGCATAAAAAGCCTACTTCTGGAATGGCTAAGCGGTTATTGAAGCTTCTTACTGCCACCTCAATGTCTTTAGCTTTCATCTCCATAATCAGTACAGAAATATCCCAGGCGAATACCGGATTGGCTACCTTCAGATAATCTTCAAAGATGGAAATCAAGTCCGCTTTGATTACCCCTGATTTTTTATCGTTTAATTTATATAAAATAGAACGAATAAATCCAGGCAGTCCCATCTCAATTTCATTTCTTTTCTTCTTAAGTTCCGTTTTGTAGCTAGTTAACTGTTGATAAAGTATCATGCCTGATAATATCAATCCTGCAAGGCTTAGGCTTTTTACACCTAGCACTATCAGCACTGCCGGAAGTAAAAGGGATAACACCGCTAGTATTATTGCCTTCGCATAATACTCTTTAGGAGTCTCCTTTATTCCAGCTCTAGATAAGGCATACTTTAGTTTAGCCTCTCTTTCTTCCGAAAGTCGGATGAAAGGTGCAGCTGCTTTTGTCATGGGCTGCAAAAACCCTTCCATAAACCTGTCTAAAAAGCGTTTCTTCTTTATGGAAAGCTTTAACCCGATTAATGCTTTTGCCGGGGGCTTATAATAATAGCTATCCAAGGCTAGGCTTCCGCCTTTTACTATCAGAAGAAAAGAAATAACTTGTATTAAAATCATACATTCTCCTTTCTCCATTCGGTTACATAGTACCGATTGGCTTATTTATTTTCATAACGTAGATGGCACTGAGAAGTGCCGCCACGATCATAAAAAATACAATGATTTGTCCCATGGGCGTATGGGTTAAAATAAGGTACCATTCTTTTCTCGCCATGCGGAAGGTCGGGATGACAGCGAACATGGCTCCCACCACCAATAAATAATACGTCCAGGTCTTTTTCATTTGGGTATCGCTCTCAATCTGCATAATCTTCTCATCAGCCATTGCATCAATGACTGGTTGGAGAGCAAAGCGCATTTCTTTGTTTTCCATGCAGAGCCTCAAGTTTTTAACCCATTGGTCAAAGTATTTATTATTTATCTTTGCAGCCAGCAGCGATAAATTCCTGTCTACATTCCGGCTAATATAAAGGCAATCCGACACAAATTCTTCAAAAGGTGTCACCTTTTGAAAGCTTCCATCCTGATACCTGCGCCGCTCTTCCACGTAGGCCTCTACTGCCCGAAGTATGTTATTGCTAGCTAGGTATGAATTGGTGATAATGGACATCGTGTTTTGAAGCTCAGCCAGTTCCTCTCTGGTAATCTCCTGGGTCCGAAAGAGTAAAAAAAGGTATGTCAATGGAACAAAGGCCAGTCCTGTGGTCATAGTTAAAAACGGCACTGAGAAGCAGATAAAGCCGATTCCAAGTCCCGCTATGAAGAAAAGCGCCATAATGCTGTATAAATAAGATCTCTTTTTCCTTATTTTTTTCAAAAGAGAATCGATATTAAGAACAGCTTTTTCAAAACGATTTAAAGTAGCTTCAGCATTAATCTTTATTCTCTTGGATCTCGCCTCTGTTTTTTTAAAAGAAATGCTGCTACTCCTATCTCTTCCTACTGCCTTCAGGTTGAATAGAAGAGCAATCCCGATTATAAAAAGGATTGCTGTAAAAACTTGAGTAAGCATATATCTCTCCTTTCTATATTCTGTATTGCTTAACCGTTTCTTCTGATACACCATTTAAAAGGAACGTATCAGCCAGCCTCTCTGAAATCCCGCCAATCATTTCATGTTTTCCATGAATTTTAATAATCTTTCCTTCGTCATTCACATCTGTTTTTGTTGGCATGAATTTAAAAATTGTATTTCCAACGACTTTTCCCTCTACTACATCTGTCGCTTCAAATATTTCAATGTATTTTCTGCTTTTATCAGGCATCTGCTTTTTGAAAAGCATGATTGGAAAGGCCTCAATAATCATGCGAAGAATGGTATCCTCTGATAAGGCAGCATCTGCCTGTCTATACATGGTTAAGATACGGAGGTATGCATTCCTTGCTCCGTTTGCGTGAAGCGTGGTTAAAGCTGTATGGCCAGTTCTAGCAGCCTCTACCGCAGTCTGGGCTTCCTTTCCTCTCATTTCGGCCGGAACAAAGATACTTGGGTGAAGTCTGAGTGATAATTTTAGGTGGTCGTTCATGGTAATTTCATTTGGTGCCTCTTTTGTATAGAGCTGTACCACGTCGTCACTTTCAGGGAGAAGCTCTTTCGTGTCTTCTATAGTGACGATTCGAATAGACTTATCTACGCTATTTAATAGATAATTTACATCTGCTGTCTTTCCAGACCCAGTAGGTCCAGCAACAGCTACAGGTATATTATTGTTAAGGCATAGGGTTAAAAAATCTAACTCGTTTGAAGATGCAGTCTCAAATGAAATTAAATTTTCTCTGGTAATGAAAGAAGGTTTTTGCTTTCTAATAGAAGCAATAGCACCCGCATCTTCATCTACAGCAGGAAAAATTGCTGCCGACATACGTACACCTTTAGATAAGTAGCTATCTCCAAGAGGTGTGCTGCCATCCAGTATTAGTCCACCCATTCTAGCCATTTTCTTAACCACATTAATACAATCTTCCGCAGTTTCAAATTTTTCAGGAGCCTTAACTTTGCGATTTCCATATAAAACCCAGATAGAATCTTTACCATTGATATTGATTTCTTCCACCTCGGGATCTTCCAGATATTTTTTGACGAACCCAATGCCCGCCATATCTTCATAAATACGGTCAGTCAGGGTCCCAATACTGGTCTCATTTTGAACTAATTTTTCTGATAAGAGGTATCTATTAATTAGGTTCTTTAACCTAGTCATGGTGCTTTCTGAATAAAGCCCTTCAGCCAGCTCTCTAGAGTGGTTATCTGTAATTTTCTGCGTTATTTTGTCCAGAATATCTTTATAGTCGTCACCCTCTTCTCTTCCCGTTTCCTGTATCCTGGCATTCTTTTTATAAAGCCTTCCTTGTAGGGTGACTATATTATCCTTTGGCATATCAGTTATCCTTTCCGATAATCAGTGCATCCACAATGTTCTTTATCACAAGCTGATATCTAAAGACGTCTTCTTTCTTATTAAAACTAAATAGGCTAGCTATCTTTCGCTTTTCTAAGAATATGGGTGTGCCCATATTTTCTAAAATTGAGGCTGTAGGGACATTAGGTAAAAATGCAAAAGGTTCTATATCTATAGCCTTAACCAGGGTATTCGGATCACACCCTAGTTGATGCTCCGTAATTATGGGGCAAATTGGCACATCAGATAGTTGCATTAAAACTGGCACCCAGGAGCGATGCCAAAAGGCCGCATTTGACACAGATTTGTATAAACAATAAATATGGTCTGCTTTTTCAATACCCATGATGGTTATCCCATTATATAAATCTGATGTACAGTCGATGATTAGGTAATCGGATATCATGGATAGTCGCCGAAGCAGCTGATCCACTTTTAAGTCCTCTAATCCATCGGTATGTACGTCATAGTTTTCATTAGGTATTCCCATCAAGTAAATATTGTCATTTATCTTGTTGCATTGTGTTAGCATTTTTTCTGGTTGCTCTGTTTTATCAGACAAGCTGGCAAAAATGCCTTTTCCGTCTTCTATGGTTGTCCCAAAAAAGCTTTGTAAGGTTCCATAGTTTAGCTCTGCTGCCAACAGAATAACTATTTTATCTCTTTCAGCTAGGCCACATGCTAAATTAACAGCAAATGTGGTTTTTCCTGAACCTGGCATACCCGTCACAGATAAGATTTTTCCCATGGTCTCCTACCTTTCCACAAACACAACATGAATGCTGCCGTTATACTCTGCTTGCAATAAAGCTCGTTCCTGGTCTGGAGAGGTAATAAAGGTGATGGTACTGGCCACTTTCTCATTACTGCTGGACAGATCTCCCTTGCTTTGATTTTTGTCTATGCTCTCTGCATCTGCATTCTCAATGTCATAAATCTCTACCCTTTGTAAGTCAGGGTTCTGCACAATTGTATTGCCGCTGTATTCGTCTTCTATAATGTTATATACTTTTACAATATCTCCAGCTCGAAGGTGAGAAGCTAGGCCTGCTGCATTAGACTTAATAGAAATGGTGGTCAAACCGTTTTGCTCATTTATGATGGCTTGAAGCCTGGAAATATTCTCTTTTCCGATTTTATTGGTTGTTATGTTATCTCCCTGAGATATATCAGCAGCAGCGGGCTTTCCAATTACATCGGCCTTTTTTGTGATGTAGCCTTTTAGTCCAAAAACTCCTCTTTCAGCAAAAGATATTTCTGATTCTGATATTACGGTTCCTTTCCTAATATCATTTTTTGCTATTGCTATTGTTTCTGTTTGGTTTTTGGAGTTGCTTAAAATAGGAGTTACCACAAAGCTTATGACCAGTGCGATAATAATCAGCAGAATTCCGAAAAGCTTTCTTTTTTCAAAACTGCTTTTGCTTTTTAAAGCCGTTGGTTTTGGCTTTTTACTAAATAGGCCCATATTTTTTTCTCATCCTTTCTTTACTTAAAAAGTCCTCTTCTTTGTCTTTCTTTTTCTACAGAGATGCCTAACTGTCTAAATATAAGTTGATTAAGTATCTCTGAATCTCTTTCACACATAGGAAGGGAGCATTTCCCTAGCTCCTTGGAATCTGAATAACCTTTTATGCTAAATATACTCATTAATGGATCTGGTATCTGATTATCTATAAAAAAGTTTAATTTACCAATATGCCACGGATCTGAAAAACCTACAGCAATTTTATAGCTGCACCGGAGAAGTTCTGCAACATCTTCTTGCCGATCAGATACTCTTCCAGCTCCCACTTGCAATTTGCCATTCGGGCTTAATGGGAAAAGATAACCAAAATCTTCTATAACAAAGTTATATCCTTTGCTAATAGTTCCAAGTAGTATAGACTGTGACTGTTTCTCCTGATTATCTGGAACAATATAATCCGCATATTTCTCCGGAGCATACTTAAGTTCCTTTTTCCCGTCCATGGCTATGACTGCTGTAGGATATCCTGCTGCTCCAAGCTGCTCACCTAAACTTATAGACGTATAGGTAGATCCGGCTCCAGGGGAAATAGAAAAGACACCGATGGTAATGCACCCCAGTGTCTTGACTTGCACCGATGCGGTAGCACCTGGTTGCGAGGATAACTCTTTAATCGTCTGAACTTGTAATTTTACAGCATCATCCAATTCTTTTAACTGTTTTTTATATTCCTTTTTCTCCTGCTCAAATTGTATCGTTAATTCGGCCTTCTCCTGCTCATGCTGCTTTTTTATATTCTCAACATGCTCTTCTGCCTCTCTTTTAAACTGCTGCATATTCTTTATCTGCTCTTTTAGCAGCACAATCTGACGGGAGTTCTCTTCCGTGTGCTCTAGATTTTCCGTTTCAGCCAGCTTTTTCTCCAGTTCCTGAAGCTGGTATTCCTTTTCCTCTAGCTCTTTTTCTTTCTGTTTAATTAAGTATTCTTTTTTTTCCAGTTCTTCCTGGCCTACAGAAGCCTCAGTAACCGGAATCGCATTTTGAGCAATATCTTTGATGATTTTGTCAAAATCAAAGGCCCCTGAATTAGCATAATA
The genomic region above belongs to Aminipila butyrica and contains:
- a CDS encoding DUF4320 family protein, coding for MFLLKKIRRLVTERSGDMGLPLMIFTLIAVIIFLFGLEVFSAAIKYQNVTYSSKSIAKVIESDGAVTERAYEQMEALNKSYNMDMTFEVSDVTYFNTRDRSIQFRDPFTVNVRYTASIQLASPLFLDPLVWDINMKADTPGMSEVYWK
- a CDS encoding type II secretion system F family protein: MLTQVFTAILFIIGIALLFNLKAVGRDRSSSISFKKTEARSKRIKINAEATLNRFEKAVLNIDSLLKKIRKKRSYLYSIMALFFIAGLGIGFICFSVPFLTMTTGLAFVPLTYLFLLFRTQEITREELAELQNTMSIITNSYLASNNILRAVEAYVEERRRYQDGSFQKVTPFEEFVSDCLYISRNVDRNLSLLAAKINNKYFDQWVKNLRLCMENKEMRFALQPVIDAMADEKIMQIESDTQMKKTWTYYLLVVGAMFAVIPTFRMARKEWYLILTHTPMGQIIVFFMIVAALLSAIYVMKINKPIGTM
- a CDS encoding ATPase, T2SS/T4P/T4SS family; amino-acid sequence: MPKDNIVTLQGRLYKKNARIQETGREEGDDYKDILDKITQKITDNHSRELAEGLYSESTMTRLKNLINRYLLSEKLVQNETSIGTLTDRIYEDMAGIGFVKKYLEDPEVEEININGKDSIWVLYGNRKVKAPEKFETAEDCINVVKKMARMGGLILDGSTPLGDSYLSKGVRMSAAIFPAVDEDAGAIASIRKQKPSFITRENLISFETASSNELDFLTLCLNNNIPVAVAGPTGSGKTADVNYLLNSVDKSIRIVTIEDTKELLPESDDVVQLYTKEAPNEITMNDHLKLSLRLHPSIFVPAEMRGKEAQTAVEAARTGHTALTTLHANGARNAYLRILTMYRQADAALSEDTILRMIIEAFPIMLFKKQMPDKSRKYIEIFEATDVVEGKVVGNTIFKFMPTKTDVNDEGKIIKIHGKHEMIGGISERLADTFLLNGVSEETVKQYRI
- a CDS encoding AAA family ATPase, translating into MGKILSVTGMPGSGKTTFAVNLACGLAERDKIVILLAAELNYGTLQSFFGTTIEDGKGIFASLSDKTEQPEKMLTQCNKINDNIYLMGIPNENYDVHTDGLEDLKVDQLLRRLSMISDYLIIDCTSDLYNGITIMGIEKADHIYCLYKSVSNAAFWHRSWVPVLMQLSDVPICPIITEHQLGCDPNTLVKAIDIEPFAFLPNVPTASILENMGTPIFLEKRKIASLFSFNKKEDVFRYQLVIKNIVDALIIGKDN
- a CDS encoding RcpC/CpaB family pilus assembly protein, with product MGLFSKKPKPTALKSKSSFEKRKLFGILLIIIALVISFVVTPILSNSKNQTETIAIAKNDIRKGTVISESEISFAERGVFGLKGYITKKADVIGKPAAADISQGDNITTNKIGKENISRLQAIINEQNGLTTISIKSNAAGLASHLRAGDIVKVYNIIEDEYSGNTIVQNPDLQRVEIYDIENADAESIDKNQSKGDLSSSNEKVASTITFITSPDQERALLQAEYNGSIHVVFVER